One stretch of Verrucomicrobiota bacterium DNA includes these proteins:
- a CDS encoding site-specific DNA-methyltransferase yields the protein MTIPKNKILRGDCLKLLRTLPDECVDVCFADPPFNLEKKYGKYKDRLELDEYLAWCEAWITELVRVTKPTGSIFLHNLPKWLTYYAAILNRLAHFRHWISWDAMSMPLGKTLLPAHYGIIFYTKAARGYKFFEIRAPHKRCRLCNGFLKDYGGKKDQMHAFGNLVSDVWTDIHRIKHNKRRDEHPCQLPVHLLERVILMSTDPGDVVLDPFLGTGTTAIAAKALGRHYIGMELDETYVRIAKQKLKRVTRSKHKGFFVSYFLNKLQSVRDIDARQIFPAQLTKQQKRQREQLLETVQPTELEFAFEAEPVARRTNKLQVETRPPANPV from the coding sequence ATGACGATTCCGAAGAACAAGATCTTGCGTGGCGATTGCCTCAAGCTGCTGCGCACGTTACCCGACGAGTGCGTGGACGTTTGCTTTGCTGATCCGCCGTTCAATCTCGAAAAAAAATACGGCAAGTATAAGGACCGCCTCGAACTGGACGAGTATCTGGCGTGGTGCGAAGCGTGGATCACGGAACTCGTGCGCGTCACCAAACCGACGGGCAGCATCTTTCTGCACAACCTCCCGAAGTGGCTGACCTACTACGCCGCCATCCTTAACCGGCTCGCGCATTTTCGACACTGGATCTCCTGGGATGCGATGAGCATGCCGCTGGGCAAGACCCTTTTACCGGCGCATTACGGAATCATTTTCTACACAAAGGCCGCACGCGGTTACAAATTCTTCGAGATTCGCGCGCCGCACAAACGCTGCCGCCTGTGCAACGGCTTTCTCAAGGACTACGGCGGCAAGAAGGATCAGATGCACGCCTTCGGCAATTTGGTGAGCGATGTCTGGACCGACATTCACCGCATCAAGCACAACAAACGGCGCGACGAACACCCCTGCCAGTTGCCCGTTCATCTGCTCGAACGCGTGATTCTCATGAGCACCGACCCCGGTGATGTGGTTCTCGATCCGTTCCTCGGCACCGGCACGACAGCGATCGCGGCGAAGGCGCTTGGTCGTCATTACATCGGAATGGAACTGGACGAAACTTACGTCCGCATCGCGAAACAAAAGCTCAAGCGCGTCACGCGGAGCAAGCACAAGGGCTTCTTCGTTTCCTATTTTCTCAACAAACTGCAAAGCGTGCGAGATATCGACGCCCGGCAAATCTTCCCCGCCCAATTGACCAAGCAACAGAAACGGCAACGGGAACAATTACTGGAAACTGTTCAACCGACGGAATTGGAATTTGCATTTGAAGCGGAACCAGTCGCCAGGCGCACGAACAAACTCCAGGTCGAAACTCGCCCACCCGCAAACCCGGTTTGA
- a CDS encoding class II fumarate hydratase — MKNEFRTEADSMGQMQVPTDAYYGAQTARAVENFPVSSLRFTRQFIRALGLIKKHAAITNTALGLLPKNISDAVQKAAQEVADGKWDHQFVIDIFQTGSGTSTNMNANEVIANRAAEILGGKRGDKSVHPNDHVNRGQSSNDVIPTAIHIAALEAIVHQLIPALNELHGALLKKAQEFADILKIGRTHLQDATPIRLGQEFSGYASQVEHGINRLWKVEEHLSELALGGTAVGTGINTHVEFARRTIEGIADETGLKLREAPNHFEAQGGIDACVETSGALKTVAVSLIKIANDIRLLGSGPRCGLGELKLPATQPGSSIMPGKVNPVMCEMLIQVGAQVIGNDAVVTFCGTFGNFELNVMLPVMTHNLLQSIELLTSGSRVFARRCVTGLEADAAKCEGNIEQSLAMCTSLAPVIGYDKAAKIAKVAYESGRTIRQVALEMSGLDKAKLDELLDPKSQTEPGQGSGVGGGG, encoded by the coding sequence ATGAAAAACGAGTTTCGGACTGAGGCCGATTCGATGGGACAAATGCAGGTACCGACAGACGCTTATTACGGCGCACAGACGGCGCGGGCCGTCGAGAATTTCCCGGTCAGCAGTCTGCGTTTCACTCGGCAGTTCATTCGCGCATTGGGGTTGATCAAAAAACACGCGGCCATCACCAACACGGCGCTCGGTCTCCTGCCGAAAAATATTTCCGATGCAGTTCAAAAGGCGGCGCAAGAGGTGGCGGACGGAAAATGGGATCACCAGTTCGTAATTGATATTTTCCAGACGGGCTCCGGCACTTCGACCAACATGAACGCCAATGAGGTGATCGCCAACCGCGCCGCTGAAATCTTGGGCGGCAAGCGGGGCGATAAATCAGTGCATCCCAACGACCACGTCAATCGCGGCCAATCGAGCAATGATGTGATTCCCACCGCCATTCACATCGCGGCGCTGGAAGCAATCGTGCATCAACTTATCCCCGCGTTGAACGAACTGCACGGCGCGTTGTTAAAAAAAGCCCAAGAGTTTGCCGATATTCTGAAGATAGGCCGCACGCACTTACAGGACGCCACGCCGATCCGGCTTGGCCAGGAATTCAGCGGTTACGCGAGCCAGGTCGAACATGGCATCAATCGGCTTTGGAAAGTGGAGGAGCATTTGAGCGAACTGGCGCTGGGCGGCACCGCCGTCGGCACGGGCATCAACACGCATGTTGAGTTTGCCCGGCGCACCATCGAAGGCATTGCTGACGAAACCGGCCTCAAGTTACGCGAAGCGCCAAATCACTTCGAAGCGCAGGGCGGCATTGATGCGTGTGTGGAGACCAGCGGCGCGCTCAAAACTGTGGCCGTCAGCTTGATCAAAATCGCCAACGACATCCGTCTGCTTGGCTCAGGGCCGCGCTGTGGGCTGGGTGAATTGAAGTTGCCGGCCACCCAACCCGGTTCATCCATCATGCCGGGCAAAGTCAATCCCGTGATGTGCGAGATGCTGATTCAGGTGGGCGCACAAGTCATCGGCAACGACGCCGTGGTCACTTTCTGTGGCACATTCGGGAATTTTGAATTGAACGTGATGCTGCCGGTGATGACCCACAACCTTCTGCAATCCATTGAACTGTTGACCAGCGGCAGCCGCGTTTTTGCGCGACGATGTGTGACCGGTTTGGAAGCCGACGCGGCGAAGTGCGAAGGCAACATCGAACAGAGTCTCGCGATGTGCACGTCGCTCGCGCCGGTCATTGGCTACGACAAGGCGGCGAAGATTGCCAAGGTCGCTTACGAAAGTGGGCGCACGATTCGCCAGGTCGCGCTGGAAATGTCCGGTCTCGACAAGGCCAAGCTGGACGAATTGCTCGATCCCAAAAGCCAGACCGAGCCGGGGCAGGGTTCGGGCGTGGGAGGCGGTGGGTAG
- a CDS encoding ABC transporter ATP-binding protein, producing MNEPLLSARQVTKTYAMGRRTLEVLRGVDLEVLRGDFLALRGASGAGKSTLLHLFGGLDVPNSGEIWFAGENLARLPESAQTRLRNLKIGFIFQAYHLLSELDALENVCLPARMARTPAAAVEARGRELLEHVGLKERMEHRPYELSGGEQQRVAIARAMINAPDLILADEPTGNLDSHTGGEIIDLLCKLHEEKHTTLIIATHDGHVAARAPKVVELVDGQIQ from the coding sequence ATGAATGAACCACTCCTCTCGGCCCGCCAGGTCACCAAAACCTACGCGATGGGGAGGCGCACGCTCGAAGTGCTGCGCGGCGTGGACCTCGAAGTGTTGCGCGGCGATTTTCTCGCGCTGCGCGGCGCCTCCGGCGCGGGCAAGAGCACGCTGCTCCATTTATTCGGCGGACTGGACGTTCCGAACTCCGGAGAAATCTGGTTTGCCGGCGAAAATCTCGCGCGGCTTCCCGAGAGCGCCCAAACGCGGTTGCGCAACCTGAAAATTGGTTTCATTTTTCAGGCCTACCATCTCCTGTCGGAATTGGACGCGCTGGAAAACGTTTGCCTGCCCGCGCGCATGGCGCGCACGCCGGCGGCGGCGGTTGAAGCGCGTGGACGCGAACTGCTGGAGCACGTCGGATTGAAAGAACGAATGGAGCATCGTCCTTACGAACTGTCCGGCGGCGAACAACAACGCGTCGCCATCGCGCGGGCAATGATCAACGCGCCGGATTTGATTCTCGCTGACGAGCCGACCGGCAATCTTGATTCGCATACTGGCGGTGAGATCATTGATTTGCTTTGCAAGTTGCATGAAGAGAAACACACAACCCTCATCATCGCCACGCACGATGGGCACGTCGCCGCCCGCGCGCCCAAAGTGGTGGAGTTGGTGGATGGCCAAATCCAGTAG
- a CDS encoding NYN domain-containing protein, translating into MTTKDSDATMAVFLDLENIALGALDAHYPKFDIQKVIERLLLKGHIVVKKAYCDFDRYKAFKRDLHEAAFELIEIPHVRQSGKNSADIRMVVDALDLCYTKGHVDTFVIISGDSDFSPLVSKLRENAKTVIGVGVKNSTSDLFLNNCDQFIYYDDLVRAEPSKVRRRIAATTTSAAKPAEGVSKSLSPEKGFDLVLETLEAVTAERGEDEHIWGSMIKQAIKRRNPGFNERAFGFRSFNDLLLEAQKRGLLKLEADEKSGGYTVQAVE; encoded by the coding sequence ATGACCACGAAAGATTCCGACGCGACGATGGCGGTGTTTCTCGACCTGGAGAACATTGCGCTTGGCGCGCTGGATGCCCATTATCCCAAGTTTGACATTCAGAAGGTCATCGAACGCCTGCTGCTCAAGGGGCACATCGTCGTCAAGAAAGCCTACTGCGACTTCGACCGTTACAAGGCGTTCAAGCGCGACCTGCACGAGGCCGCGTTCGAACTTATTGAAATTCCCCATGTGCGGCAGTCCGGCAAGAACTCCGCCGACATCCGCATGGTGGTGGATGCACTCGACCTTTGTTACACCAAGGGCCACGTCGATACCTTTGTCATCATCAGCGGCGATTCGGACTTCTCGCCGCTCGTGAGCAAGTTGCGGGAGAACGCCAAGACCGTCATCGGTGTGGGCGTGAAGAATTCTACGTCCGACCTGTTCCTCAACAACTGCGATCAATTTATTTATTACGATGACCTGGTGCGCGCGGAGCCATCGAAGGTGCGGCGCCGGATTGCTGCCACCACCACATCCGCGGCCAAGCCGGCTGAAGGTGTGAGCAAATCACTGTCCCCCGAGAAGGGGTTTGATCTCGTGTTGGAAACATTGGAAGCCGTGACCGCCGAACGTGGGGAGGACGAACATATCTGGGGTTCGATGATCAAGCAGGCCATCAAGCGAAGGAATCCGGGATTCAACGAGCGGGCGTTTGGGTTTCGATCGTTCAACGATTTGCTGCTCGAAGCGCAGAAACGCGGCCTGCTGAAATTGGAGGCTGATGAAAAATCCGGCGGCTACACGGTGCAAGCTGTTGAGTGA
- a CDS encoding DUF433 domain-containing protein — protein sequence MLDWSQCSAVERVPGKVSGVWLFRDTRVPVKALFENLEDGATVGQFLEWFPGVTQQQVEIVLEFAGQSLAVAEPR from the coding sequence ATGCTCGATTGGAGTCAGTGTTCGGCGGTAGAACGCGTGCCCGGCAAGGTCAGCGGCGTGTGGCTGTTTCGCGACACACGCGTCCCGGTGAAGGCGCTCTTCGAGAACCTCGAAGATGGCGCGACAGTCGGCCAGTTTCTTGAATGGTTTCCCGGCGTGACGCAGCAACAGGTCGAAATCGTGCTGGAGTTCGCGGGCCAGAGCCTTGCCGTTGCCGAACCACGCTGA
- a CDS encoding sigma-70 family RNA polymerase sigma factor, with protein MQEKSDVELLREYTAGANEAAFREIVTRHADLVYASALRQVSSPELARDIAQTVFSHLVRKAPALGKTLADNASLVGWLYRTTRYEANTQMRDNRRRQARERQAMENFDSNSETATEWERIAPMLDEAMADLSDEDRDALLLRFFKNHDFRAIGVTLGVSDDAAQKRVSRALERLRAEFNRRGVTTTAVALATAVSANAVAVGPAGLATTLSTAALAGTTIAINTTATVTKAIVMTTLQKTLIAATVVAAVGTGINEARQASTLRSQVQTLQQQRAPIAEQIQQLTKDRDDAKHQLAASRDENERLNRNTAELLRLRGQVGVLRQAEQENARLKAERDNLAKRLQQASGTTQAGMPLDVISFKGNSIFTEAELARILISRVGETLDQQKLDTDVLEISKLYRGAGYPAIQVLAVEKPEESSGRTTVTFVVKETPPK; from the coding sequence TCGAACTGCTGCGGGAATACACCGCCGGGGCCAACGAGGCCGCGTTCCGTGAGATTGTCACCCGGCACGCGGACCTCGTCTATGCCTCGGCGTTGCGGCAGGTAAGCTCACCGGAGCTGGCGCGCGACATCGCCCAAACCGTTTTCTCCCATCTCGTGCGCAAAGCTCCGGCGCTGGGGAAGACCCTGGCAGACAATGCCTCACTCGTCGGCTGGCTTTACCGCACCACCCGCTACGAGGCGAACACGCAGATGCGGGACAACCGCCGGCGTCAGGCGCGCGAAAGGCAGGCTATGGAAAATTTCGATTCCAATTCCGAAACCGCGACCGAATGGGAACGGATCGCCCCCATGCTTGATGAAGCAATGGCCGACTTAAGCGACGAAGACCGCGACGCGCTGCTGCTGCGCTTCTTCAAGAACCATGATTTCCGCGCCATCGGCGTGACTCTCGGTGTGAGTGATGATGCCGCGCAGAAACGGGTCAGCCGCGCGCTGGAACGGCTGCGCGCCGAGTTCAACCGCCGGGGCGTGACCACCACCGCCGTCGCGCTTGCGACCGCAGTTTCCGCCAATGCGGTTGCCGTGGGACCGGCCGGTCTGGCCACCACACTTTCGACCGCCGCCCTTGCCGGAACCACGATCGCTATCAACACAACTGCAACCGTAACCAAGGCCATCGTTATGACTACACTGCAAAAGACTTTGATCGCGGCAACCGTCGTTGCCGCCGTCGGCACGGGAATCAACGAAGCCCGCCAAGCTTCAACGTTGCGAAGCCAAGTTCAAACGCTCCAGCAACAACGCGCCCCAATCGCGGAGCAAATCCAGCAACTGACCAAAGACCGCGACGACGCCAAACACCAACTCGCTGCGTCGCGCGACGAGAACGAACGCTTGAACCGCAACACCGCCGAACTGTTGCGGCTGCGCGGTCAGGTCGGAGTACTTCGGCAGGCGGAGCAGGAAAACGCTCGCCTGAAAGCGGAGAGAGACAATCTGGCGAAAAGGCTTCAGCAGGCATCAGGTACCACACAAGCCGGGATGCCCCTGGATGTAATCTCATTCAAAGGGAATTCAATATTCACCGAGGCCGAGCTAGCGAGAATCCTTATTTCGAGAGTGGGAGAGACATTGGACCAGCAAAAGCTGGATACGGACGTCTTGGAGATTTCGAAGTTGTATCGGGGAGCTGGTTACCCCGCCATTCAAGTTCTTGCTGTGGAGAAGCCTGAAGAATCATCAGGAAGAACCACGGTCACGTTTGTGGTGAAGGAAACGCCGCCGAAATGA
- a CDS encoding BON domain-containing protein produces MKRFIIALLLGIIIGAGGYWYFTGGRKQPVTKQVETSVANGAGQVKDAIQAKLEALNLRSDDIKADLARTGTVIRRKARDLGAVVADATADARITAAIKAKFVADRNLPALSISVNTTAGHVTLSGKVASPEQIGRAILLAMETDGVHDVVSTLQVK; encoded by the coding sequence ATGAAACGATTCATCATAGCGTTGCTGTTGGGAATCATTATTGGCGCGGGCGGTTACTGGTATTTCACCGGCGGCCGCAAACAACCGGTGACCAAACAGGTCGAAACCAGCGTGGCCAACGGCGCGGGCCAGGTCAAAGACGCCATACAGGCCAAATTGGAGGCGTTGAATCTGCGCAGCGATGACATCAAAGCGGACCTGGCGCGAACGGGCACGGTCATTCGCCGCAAAGCCCGCGACCTCGGCGCGGTGGTCGCCGATGCCACCGCTGACGCCCGCATCACCGCGGCCATCAAGGCGAAGTTTGTGGCGGACCGCAACCTCCCCGCCTTGAGTATCTCCGTCAACACCACCGCCGGACATGTGACTCTATCCGGCAAGGTGGCGTCGCCGGAACAAATCGGCAGGGCCATTCTGCTGGCGATGGAAACCGACGGCGTCCACGATGTCGTTTCCACCTTGCAGGTGAAATGA
- a CDS encoding GYD domain-containing protein has protein sequence MAYYLVQATYTSEAWKNLVKHPQDRTKAIRPVIEKLGGSLESMWFAFGDYDLVLIMQMPDNVSAAAFSLAATAGGALKALKTTALLAITEGLDAMKKAAKAGYRPPGK, from the coding sequence ATGGCTTACTATCTTGTGCAGGCAACATACACGTCTGAAGCGTGGAAGAACTTGGTCAAGCACCCGCAGGACCGGACCAAAGCGATCCGGCCCGTCATCGAGAAACTCGGTGGAAGCCTCGAATCAATGTGGTTTGCCTTCGGAGATTATGATCTGGTGCTCATCATGCAAATGCCCGACAACGTCAGTGCCGCCGCCTTTTCGCTGGCGGCTACCGCCGGTGGCGCTCTCAAGGCCCTCAAGACGACCGCTTTACTGGCCATCACCGAGGGACTGGACGCGATGAAGAAAGCTGCCAAAGCCGGCTATCGACCACCCGGCAAATAG
- a CDS encoding HEAT repeat domain-containing protein, whose amino-acid sequence MQKAIYSVLLLLLGIVSVGVAHRIPPAREPVYQDKPLTTWLEDLNSTALYTQDSAKAAIREMGTNAVPSLTEMLNAHDSRFKLLLMKLAAKQSLIRVRFRTKDESHLMAIKGFRAIGPLARPAIPPLIGFLNNAETANEAAYSLVVIDESIFPLTRATTNQNYEVAVRSAAIARLASGQYDEQAVLAVLLKAFEDKNPEISSQAARSLGLLKKEPRLVVPSLIEKLSNANANVRQESAWALGRFGAEAATAIPSLLRTSEDQDRQVRNEAINALKKIGSSATAKAVGG is encoded by the coding sequence GTGCAGAAGGCCATTTACAGCGTCCTGCTTTTGCTGCTGGGAATCGTGAGCGTCGGAGTCGCACATCGCATTCCTCCCGCGCGCGAGCCGGTCTATCAAGACAAACCATTGACCACATGGCTGGAGGATTTGAACAGCACGGCGCTATACACGCAGGATTCGGCGAAAGCGGCGATTCGCGAGATGGGGACAAACGCCGTGCCTTCGCTGACGGAAATGCTTAACGCCCATGATTCGCGTTTCAAATTGCTCTTGATGAAACTGGCTGCCAAGCAGTCGCTGATTCGAGTTCGTTTCCGGACGAAGGACGAAAGCCACCTGATGGCCATCAAAGGTTTTCGGGCAATCGGACCGCTGGCCCGGCCAGCCATCCCCCCGTTGATCGGTTTTCTCAACAATGCCGAAACCGCCAATGAAGCTGCGTACTCGCTCGTTGTCATTGACGAAAGCATTTTCCCGTTGACCCGTGCGACCACCAACCAGAACTATGAAGTTGCGGTGCGCTCCGCCGCCATCGCGCGACTGGCTTCCGGTCAATACGACGAACAAGCGGTGTTGGCCGTCCTCCTCAAAGCATTCGAGGACAAGAATCCTGAAATCAGTTCGCAAGCCGCGCGATCCTTGGGCTTACTCAAAAAAGAACCACGACTTGTTGTGCCATCGCTCATCGAAAAACTGAGTAACGCGAACGCGAACGTTCGCCAAGAGTCGGCGTGGGCGCTCGGCAGATTCGGGGCAGAAGCGGCAACGGCAATTCCGTCGCTTTTGAGAACGAGCGAGGATCAAGATCGCCAAGTCCGAAACGAGGCAATCAACGCGTTGAAGAAAATCGGGTCATCGGCGACCGCGAAGGCAGTTGGCGGATAG
- a CDS encoding FtsX-like permease family protein, protein MSRLPFELLLALRYLRPKRTFVSIITLISIIGVMLGVAVLIIVISVMSGFDHDLREKVFGFSAHLKITDPGKTMKNYALTASIVASNRNVKGVAPFCLEQVMVKTQPASGQAQIAAPYIRGVDPQTENRVSRLPTSIVKGEFDLSHHSLIVGTVFADHMNLRVGDRLLVYSPEDLRKMDESRGKENAVAVLPNEYDIRGIFDAGYFEFNASVVIASLEDAQELYDLEDSVHGLLVALDDPFQAQRVAGELQRTLGSELRVTTWMEDSPVMMAVMVEKNVMLYILFFIVVVAAFGITCTLITFIVMKTREIGLMKALGATNRQVMWVFLGQSLIVSVLGVAAGLGMGMLAISYRNEFLGLMRNLTGFELFPASIYGFSQLPALIVPGDIAIICGGSLLICLLAAAFPARHASRLNPVEALRHE, encoded by the coding sequence ATGTCACGGTTGCCGTTCGAGTTGCTTTTGGCGCTGCGTTATTTGCGGCCCAAGCGGACGTTCGTCTCAATCATCACGCTCATCTCGATCATCGGCGTCATGCTCGGCGTCGCGGTCCTTATCATCGTCATCAGCGTGATGAGCGGGTTCGACCACGACTTGCGGGAAAAGGTTTTTGGCTTCAGCGCGCATCTGAAGATAACGGATCCCGGTAAAACGATGAAGAACTACGCGCTGACGGCGAGCATCGTGGCTTCGAACCGCAACGTCAAAGGAGTGGCGCCATTCTGTCTCGAGCAGGTCATGGTGAAAACGCAGCCAGCTTCCGGCCAGGCACAGATCGCCGCCCCATACATTCGCGGTGTGGACCCGCAAACGGAAAACCGGGTGAGCCGTCTGCCGACGAGCATCGTCAAAGGCGAATTTGACCTGAGCCACCACAGTTTGATTGTAGGAACTGTTTTTGCCGACCACATGAATTTGCGCGTGGGCGATCGTCTGCTGGTTTATTCGCCCGAAGATTTGCGGAAGATGGATGAGAGCCGCGGCAAGGAGAATGCCGTCGCGGTATTGCCAAATGAATATGACATCCGTGGCATTTTCGACGCAGGCTACTTCGAGTTCAACGCGTCCGTCGTCATCGCTTCGCTGGAAGATGCCCAGGAGCTTTACGATCTCGAAGACAGCGTCCACGGACTGCTCGTGGCGTTGGACGATCCTTTTCAAGCGCAGCGCGTGGCTGGCGAATTGCAACGCACGCTCGGCAGCGAATTGCGGGTGACGACCTGGATGGAGGACAGTCCGGTGATGATGGCCGTGATGGTGGAAAAAAACGTGATGCTCTACATCCTCTTCTTCATCGTGGTCGTCGCCGCCTTCGGCATCACGTGCACGCTCATCACCTTCATCGTGATGAAGACGCGGGAAATCGGTTTGATGAAGGCGCTCGGCGCCACCAACCGACAAGTGATGTGGGTCTTCCTCGGGCAAAGTCTCATCGTCAGCGTGCTGGGCGTGGCGGCGGGTTTGGGAATGGGGATGTTGGCAATTTCATATCGCAACGAATTCCTGGGCCTGATGCGCAATCTCACCGGCTTCGAGCTTTTTCCGGCGTCAATTTATGGATTCAGCCAATTGCCCGCGCTCATTGTGCCCGGCGACATCGCGATCATTTGCGGCGGGTCTCTCTTGATCTGTCTGCTTGCAGCGGCGTTTCCGGCGCGGCACGCCAGCCGGCTGAATCCCGTGGAGGCCTTGCGTCATGAATGA
- the rpiB gene encoding ribose 5-phosphate isomerase B, producing the protein MKIATGSDHAGFQYKERIRDLLEQLGHSVTDFGTHSEEPCDYPLFIRPVAEAVARGEFERGVILGGSGNGEAMVANRVKGVRCALCWNVESARLSRQHNDANVLSLGQRMMTIETALELVQVWLATPFEGGRHQRRIKLIDLETDRPIQ; encoded by the coding sequence ATGAAGATTGCCACCGGATCGGACCACGCTGGTTTTCAATACAAGGAGAGGATCCGCGACCTGTTGGAACAGTTGGGGCACAGCGTCACCGACTTCGGCACGCATTCGGAAGAGCCATGTGATTACCCGCTCTTCATCCGGCCGGTGGCGGAAGCGGTTGCGCGCGGCGAATTCGAGCGCGGCGTCATCCTCGGCGGTTCCGGCAACGGGGAAGCGATGGTGGCAAACCGCGTCAAAGGCGTTCGCTGCGCGCTGTGTTGGAATGTTGAATCCGCCCGGCTCAGCCGACAACACAACGACGCCAACGTACTCTCGCTCGGTCAGCGCATGATGACCATTGAGACCGCGCTGGAGCTTGTGCAGGTCTGGCTGGCGACTCCGTTCGAGGGCGGGCGGCATCAACGGCGGATTAAACTAATTGATTTGGAAACCGACAGACCAATCCAATAA
- a CDS encoding methyltransferase domain-containing protein produces the protein MPTDWEARYQTNDMPWEKGEASPGLVDFLAAHPALKRGTVCVPGCGTGHDVRAWARAGFTAVGYDLAPSAIRLSIERTKAAGLSAQFQLVDFLRDSPRGIGDASSSLRAVAGIPRGKPPQLFDWLFEHTLFCAIDPSERDEYVRAVLRWLKPDGQYLAVNYLIPDKDGPPFGTTREELWQRFSPHFDLMQEWVPRSYPNRTGLELMLWWRRKKSA, from the coding sequence ATGCCCACCGATTGGGAAGCCCGCTATCAGACCAACGACATGCCTTGGGAAAAGGGCGAGGCGTCGCCGGGACTGGTCGATTTTCTGGCGGCGCATCCAGCCCTCAAACGCGGCACGGTTTGTGTGCCCGGCTGCGGCACCGGCCACGATGTGCGCGCCTGGGCGCGCGCTGGTTTCACGGCGGTGGGTTACGATCTAGCGCCCAGCGCCATCCGGCTCTCCATCGAGCGCACCAAAGCGGCGGGATTATCGGCGCAATTTCAACTCGTCGATTTTCTGCGCGACTCGCCCCGTGGAATAGGCGACGCATCAAGTTCTCTGCGTGCTGTTGCTGGTATTCCACGGGGCAAGCCGCCACAGTTGTTCGATTGGCTGTTTGAACACACACTGTTTTGCGCGATTGATCCGAGTGAGCGCGACGAGTACGTGCGTGCCGTGCTGCGCTGGCTTAAACCCGATGGTCAATACCTGGCGGTGAATTACCTGATTCCAGACAAGGACGGGCCGCCGTTTGGCACGACGCGGGAAGAATTGTGGCAACGATTCTCGCCGCACTTCGATCTGATGCAGGAATGGGTCCCCCGCTCGTATCCCAATCGCACCGGCTTGGAATTGATGCTGTGGTGGCGACGAAAGAAGTCAGCGTAA
- a CDS encoding prepilin-type N-terminal cleavage/methylation domain-containing protein, with protein sequence MKAHQPSASRTTSGGFTLIELLVVIAIIAILAGLLLPALARAKAQALKTKCISNQKQIGVAYKLYADDHDGSYPAHDGWASVGGKFWTNANVSGNAAYYGGRVTETNRPLNQYIANVEVFHDPADNGDFLNPQVKTCWEGWGNSFLVEWAADAFRVKKITGDSKATRGSPEATPIKDSEIARKPSNKIIQGDWPWHANRDVNAKQTIWHNFKGKRYEDMLFGDSHVESYTFPKAMDTWISVNPDPNFSWW encoded by the coding sequence ATGAAAGCGCATCAACCATCGGCGAGTCGCACCACCTCGGGCGGTTTCACGTTAATCGAGTTGCTCGTCGTCATTGCCATCATTGCGATTCTCGCCGGCCTGTTGCTACCGGCACTCGCGCGCGCGAAAGCCCAGGCGTTGAAAACCAAGTGCATCAGCAATCAGAAGCAAATCGGGGTCGCTTACAAACTATACGCCGATGATCACGATGGCTCGTATCCCGCTCACGACGGTTGGGCGTCGGTCGGCGGCAAGTTTTGGACGAATGCGAACGTGTCCGGCAACGCCGCTTATTACGGCGGGCGCGTGACTGAAACCAATCGTCCGTTGAACCAGTACATCGCCAACGTCGAGGTTTTTCACGACCCAGCCGACAATGGCGATTTTCTCAATCCGCAAGTCAAGACCTGTTGGGAAGGCTGGGGCAACAGCTTCCTGGTCGAGTGGGCCGCTGATGCATTTCGGGTGAAGAAGATTACCGGCGATTCGAAGGCCACTCGCGGCAGCCCTGAGGCCACTCCGATCAAGGATTCAGAAATTGCCCGCAAACCAAGCAACAAGATCATCCAGGGCGACTGGCCGTGGCACGCGAATCGCGACGTTAATGCCAAGCAAACCATCTGGCATAATTTCAAAGGCAAGCGGTACGAAGACATGCTCTTTGGCGACAGTCACGTCGAAAGCTATACTTTTCCCAAGGCAATGGACACGTGGATTTCCGTTAACCCCGATCCGAACTTCAGTTGGTGGTAG